In one window of Streptomyces sp. NBC_01224 DNA:
- a CDS encoding acetylxylan esterase, with translation MPTHPLTSDGSELSSLQHDLPFDPTYGYDLPRLLAVGAPPGPDGFADFWQERYASALRVDPAPRIEGPWATVDGVRVADVSYTSADGVRIGGWLTVPADGRVTQGCVATHGYGGRAAPAPWQPPPGTATIWPCLRGLGTRSLLPGVPSHSAGHVLHGIGARESYLIGGCVADVWCAATALLRLVPEAAGRLTYLGTSFGGGIGALALPWDDRFHAAGLTVPTFGNHPLRVTLPCTGSGESVRTRLAEEPSVLDVLAYFDAATAARHLHIPVHVGAALFDPAVPPPGQFAVHNALAGPRELFVLRAGHFDHPDERAETAALEEVQRRFLSGAD, from the coding sequence TTGCCCACCCATCCGCTCACGTCAGACGGCAGTGAACTCAGCTCGCTTCAGCATGATTTGCCGTTCGACCCCACCTACGGCTACGACCTGCCGCGCCTCCTTGCGGTGGGGGCTCCGCCAGGCCCGGACGGCTTCGCCGACTTCTGGCAGGAGCGCTACGCGAGTGCGCTACGCGTCGACCCGGCGCCTCGAATCGAGGGACCTTGGGCCACGGTGGACGGCGTGCGGGTCGCCGACGTCTCGTACACATCCGCCGACGGCGTCCGTATCGGCGGGTGGCTGACCGTCCCTGCCGATGGCCGCGTTACGCAGGGCTGTGTGGCGACACACGGATACGGAGGCCGGGCGGCCCCGGCCCCCTGGCAACCCCCGCCGGGGACTGCGACCATCTGGCCCTGCCTGCGCGGGCTCGGAACGCGAAGCCTGCTGCCCGGCGTTCCCTCGCACTCGGCGGGGCACGTTCTGCACGGCATCGGCGCCCGGGAGTCGTACCTCATCGGCGGGTGCGTGGCGGATGTCTGGTGTGCGGCCACCGCACTGCTGCGGCTGGTGCCGGAGGCTGCCGGGCGGCTGACGTACCTGGGCACGAGTTTCGGCGGCGGCATCGGGGCGTTGGCGCTCCCCTGGGACGACCGTTTCCATGCCGCCGGCCTTACGGTGCCGACCTTCGGAAACCATCCGCTCCGGGTGACACTGCCGTGCACGGGCAGCGGAGAGTCGGTGCGTACGCGGCTCGCCGAGGAGCCCTCGGTGCTGGACGTCCTGGCGTACTTCGACGCCGCGACAGCGGCCCGGCACCTTCACATCCCAGTGCATGTGGGTGCTGCCCTGTTCGATCCGGCGGTACCCCCACCGGGGCAGTTCGCGGTGCACAACGCACTGGCCGGGCCGCGCGAACTCTTCGTTCTGCGGGCGGGGCACTTCGACCACCCGGACGAGCGGGCCGAAACGGCGGCCCTGGAAGAGGTCCAGCGACGCTTTCTGTCGGGGGCGGACTGA
- a CDS encoding IclR family transcriptional regulator has product MATRATDVGTNQSVERAVSVLRALDSGRAELRVSDVAELTGLGSSTTSRLLSTLERLDMVERDPVSNLYRLSLGLLPLAATATNRHPVHRAARMVLQDLATRTGLGANVAVRRGTELMFLCNFEGPRAPKSYTQAGHTAPLHATSIGKCLLTGLAPKERRKLLGEPLDAHTEYTTTSHDLLDTEIDTVRRTGYAVEAEERALGRASLAAPVRDASGDVVAAISLWGPTSLLGDRSDTEGQRLALVREVIEAADAISQALGAL; this is encoded by the coding sequence ATGGCTACGCGGGCGACTGATGTCGGGACGAACCAGAGCGTCGAACGAGCGGTCTCGGTGCTGCGCGCACTCGACTCCGGTCGGGCCGAACTCCGTGTCTCCGACGTCGCCGAGCTCACCGGACTGGGCTCGTCGACCACCTCTCGCCTGCTGTCCACCCTGGAACGCCTCGACATGGTCGAACGCGATCCGGTCAGCAACCTCTACCGGCTCAGCCTCGGCCTCCTTCCCCTCGCCGCCACCGCCACCAACCGCCACCCCGTGCACCGGGCCGCCCGCATGGTGCTCCAGGACCTCGCCACCCGCACCGGGCTCGGGGCCAACGTGGCCGTACGCCGCGGTACCGAGCTGATGTTCCTGTGCAATTTCGAGGGCCCGCGCGCGCCCAAGTCCTATACGCAGGCCGGACACACCGCCCCGCTGCATGCCACGAGCATCGGCAAGTGTCTGCTCACCGGTCTCGCCCCCAAAGAGCGTCGCAAACTGCTGGGAGAACCTCTCGACGCGCACACCGAGTACACGACCACCAGTCACGACCTCCTCGACACCGAGATCGACACCGTCCGGCGCACCGGTTACGCCGTCGAAGCCGAGGAGCGCGCCCTGGGCCGCGCGTCCCTGGCCGCGCCCGTCCGCGACGCTTCGGGGGACGTCGTCGCCGCCATCTCCCTGTGGGGCCCGACCTCGCTGCTCGGGGACCGCTCCGATACCGAGGGGCAGCGCCTCGCCCTCGTACGCGAGGTCATCGAGGCCGCCGACGCCATCAGTCAGGCACTTGGCGCGCTCTGA
- a CDS encoding carbohydrate ABC transporter permease, with the protein MSTAAPPQKAPPPRQQTGGRLSNGAFALLLTAPGLALFAAIIFYPLLSALFTGFFKQDLRLPGREFVGLENFTYWLDGEFLTILEQTLVFTVGATLVPFALGFALALALNTGLKGSGFLRGLFLFPWVIPGVVVSFLWMWIFNANYGVLNGVLMKTGFIDESVAWLGQPGTAMLAVIVTKTWASFPWMMVMLLAGLQTVPRELHEAASMDGAGSIRRFFAVTWPQVRGVASIVLLLEFIWNFQHFDTIYVLTGGGPAGTTETFATAVYQTAFKGFDIGRATALGGLWMLLLLLLVAVYLRITERKGDA; encoded by the coding sequence ATGAGTACGGCCGCACCTCCCCAGAAGGCGCCCCCGCCCCGTCAGCAGACCGGCGGACGGCTCTCCAACGGTGCGTTCGCCCTGCTGCTGACCGCACCGGGACTCGCCCTGTTCGCGGCGATCATCTTCTACCCGCTGCTGTCGGCGCTGTTCACCGGCTTCTTCAAGCAGGATCTGCGGCTGCCGGGCCGGGAGTTCGTCGGCCTGGAAAACTTCACATACTGGCTGGACGGCGAGTTCCTCACGATCCTCGAGCAGACGCTGGTCTTCACCGTCGGCGCGACGCTCGTCCCCTTCGCGCTCGGCTTCGCGCTCGCGCTCGCGCTGAACACCGGCCTCAAGGGCAGCGGCTTCCTGCGCGGCCTGTTCCTGTTCCCCTGGGTGATCCCGGGCGTGGTGGTCTCCTTCCTCTGGATGTGGATCTTCAACGCAAACTACGGGGTGCTCAACGGCGTCCTCATGAAGACCGGATTCATCGACGAGTCCGTCGCCTGGCTCGGTCAGCCCGGCACCGCGATGCTCGCCGTCATCGTCACCAAGACCTGGGCCAGCTTCCCCTGGATGATGGTGATGCTCCTGGCCGGTCTGCAGACCGTGCCCAGGGAGCTGCACGAGGCGGCCTCGATGGACGGGGCGGGCTCGATCCGGCGCTTCTTCGCCGTCACCTGGCCGCAGGTCCGCGGTGTCGCCTCGATCGTGCTCCTGCTGGAGTTCATCTGGAACTTCCAGCACTTCGACACCATCTACGTCCTCACCGGCGGCGGACCGGCCGGCACCACCGAGACGTTCGCGACCGCCGTGTACCAGACCGCCTTCAAGGGCTTCGACATCGGCCGGGCCACCGCGCTGGGCGGACTGTGGATGCTGCTCCTGCTCCTCCTCGTCGCCGTCTACCTCAGGATCACCGAGCGGAAGGGCGACGCCTGA
- a CDS encoding FAD-dependent oxidoreductase, whose amino-acid sequence MREEEVHYDIAVIGGGLAGTCAAIAAARLGRRVALVNNRPVLGGNASSEIRVWVCGATAHGVHRWARETGIMGELYTENQYRNPEGNPYYWDQVVLDAVRAEPNIDLYLNTDVREVDASGPDDSREVHSCTGWMVGSERRITFHARQFLDCTGDGLLGHLAGARYRIGREARTEFDEPWAPAEADQALLGSTILFHTRDTGRPTKFVPPAYAKDLSTTPILHNRILSTGDNGCDYWWIEWGGELDTVHDNERIRDELQAVIMGIWDHIKNSGQFPDAANLTLEWVGSLPGKREYRRFLGDYVLTQQDILQQRQFADRIAFGGWSVDLHPVQGMYADEPGARQRYADGIFHIPLRSLYSANVTNLHFAGRNISATHIAFGATRVMATCATLGEAAGTAAALCVAEGLTPRELATRRPELVRSTLLRQDASVIGLADDDPDNLARTARVTASSHLTRLAAEPTPAAPGTPYPLTRDLALLLPVDPALDTVDLLVHGAPNGQSRELTVELWSTGHPENAVPADHLLTTTVTVPSDGPHWVTARLDHHPDTPQNAILIVRACADTALILLPERTDGVLALRRKAEGDAAVDHDIPEEDGQLVLEWQARGLRRQTFAFRAAPDTTAFHPERAVGGYQRPYGGPHMWSSAPEDAAEWLRLDWHNEQELAETRLVFDDDVDEYLNNLHRHRTPYEVMPELVRDYRIQSRDAAGTWHTLLTVTDNRRRHRVHELKAADGSPVRTDALRLVVDATHGARHAHVIAFKAYGA is encoded by the coding sequence GTGCGGGAAGAAGAGGTCCATTACGACATCGCCGTGATCGGCGGCGGATTGGCGGGGACCTGCGCGGCCATCGCCGCGGCCCGGCTCGGCCGACGCGTCGCCCTGGTCAACAACCGGCCCGTCCTGGGCGGCAACGCCAGCAGCGAGATCCGCGTCTGGGTCTGCGGCGCCACCGCACACGGCGTGCACCGCTGGGCCCGCGAGACCGGAATCATGGGCGAGCTGTACACCGAGAACCAGTACCGCAACCCCGAGGGCAACCCCTACTACTGGGACCAGGTCGTCCTCGACGCCGTCCGTGCCGAACCGAACATCGACCTCTACCTCAACACCGACGTACGCGAGGTCGACGCGAGCGGCCCCGACGACAGCCGCGAGGTGCACTCCTGCACCGGCTGGATGGTGGGCTCGGAGCGCCGCATCACCTTCCATGCGCGCCAGTTCCTCGACTGCACCGGTGACGGCCTGCTCGGCCACCTCGCCGGCGCCCGCTACCGCATAGGCCGCGAAGCACGGACCGAGTTCGACGAGCCCTGGGCGCCGGCCGAGGCGGACCAGGCGCTGCTCGGCTCGACGATCCTCTTCCACACCAGGGACACGGGCCGGCCGACGAAGTTCGTACCGCCCGCCTACGCCAAGGACCTGTCGACCACGCCCATCCTGCACAACCGCATCCTGAGCACCGGGGACAACGGCTGCGACTACTGGTGGATCGAGTGGGGCGGCGAACTCGACACCGTCCACGACAACGAGCGCATCCGCGACGAGCTCCAGGCCGTGATCATGGGCATCTGGGACCACATCAAGAACTCCGGCCAGTTCCCCGACGCGGCGAACCTCACCCTGGAATGGGTCGGCAGTCTCCCCGGCAAGCGCGAGTACCGTCGCTTCCTCGGCGACTACGTCCTCACTCAGCAGGACATCCTTCAGCAGCGCCAGTTCGCCGACCGGATCGCCTTCGGCGGCTGGTCCGTCGACCTCCACCCCGTACAGGGCATGTACGCCGACGAGCCCGGCGCCCGCCAACGATACGCGGACGGCATCTTCCACATTCCGCTGCGCTCCCTGTACTCGGCGAACGTCACGAACCTGCACTTCGCCGGGCGCAACATCTCCGCCACCCACATCGCCTTCGGGGCCACCCGCGTCATGGCCACCTGCGCGACACTCGGCGAGGCCGCGGGCACCGCCGCGGCCCTGTGCGTCGCCGAGGGCCTCACGCCGCGCGAACTCGCCACCAGACGACCGGAACTGGTACGCAGCACCCTGCTGCGCCAGGACGCCTCCGTGATCGGCCTCGCCGACGACGACCCCGACAACCTGGCGCGCACGGCCCGCGTCACCGCCTCCTCCCACCTGACCCGTCTGGCCGCCGAACCCACACCGGCCGCGCCCGGCACCCCGTACCCCCTCACCCGCGACCTGGCCCTCCTGCTTCCGGTCGACCCCGCACTCGACACGGTCGACCTCCTCGTCCACGGCGCCCCGAACGGCCAGTCCCGCGAACTCACCGTGGAACTGTGGAGCACGGGCCACCCCGAAAACGCGGTCCCCGCCGATCACCTCCTCACGACCACTGTCACCGTCCCGTCCGACGGCCCCCACTGGGTCACGGCCCGCCTGGACCATCACCCCGACACCCCCCAGAACGCGATCCTCATCGTCCGAGCCTGCGCGGACACGGCCCTGATCCTCCTCCCCGAACGCACCGACGGTGTCCTCGCCCTGCGCAGGAAGGCCGAGGGAGACGCGGCCGTCGACCACGACATCCCGGAAGAAGACGGACAACTGGTCCTGGAATGGCAGGCCCGCGGCCTGCGCCGCCAGACCTTCGCCTTTCGGGCAGCCCCCGACACCACGGCATTCCACCCCGAACGGGCCGTAGGCGGATACCAACGTCCCTACGGCGGCCCGCACATGTGGTCCTCCGCGCCGGAGGACGCCGCTGAGTGGCTCCGTCTCGACTGGCACAACGAGCAAGAACTCGCAGAAACGCGCCTGGTGTTCGACGACGACGTCGACGAATACCTCAACAACCTGCACCGCCACCGCACCCCGTACGAGGTCATGCCGGAACTCGTACGCGACTACCGCATCCAGAGCCGCGACGCCGCCGGTACCTGGCACACACTCCTGACGGTGACGGACAACCGACGCCGCCACCGTGTACACGAACTGAAGGCCGCGGACGGCAGCCCCGTACGCACCGACGCACTACGGCTCGTGGTCGACGCGACGCACGGGGCACGGCACGCGCACGTGATCGCCTTCAAGGCGTACGGCGCATAG
- a CDS encoding carbohydrate ABC transporter permease: MTSTTSTALSAVDRPRPSATRAGRSARRRIRKDLLRSRIAAWSAVVVIGAFGLLPVYWLLATALSTPESTFRFPPKLIPTDLTLSNFTALAENDQLIKYMINSLIVASITAVLSVVVATYMGYSFSKFRYRGRRSLMHLVLASQMFPQALLLVTLYTVFSSFGMLNTYTALVLSFTTFTMPLCVWMLKGIFDTIPDALLEAASIDGASRWRTLHSIVAPLAAPGMIAAGLFAFVRGWNDFIFALTLADKEKQTLPPGLVSTYIGEFQTAWPQLMAASLIVSIPVVVAFMFLQRYLVGGMTAGSVKS; encoded by the coding sequence ATGACCTCCACCACCTCCACCGCGCTGTCCGCCGTCGACCGGCCGCGGCCGTCCGCCACGCGGGCTGGGCGCAGCGCTCGGCGCCGTATACGCAAGGACCTGCTGCGCTCGCGGATCGCCGCCTGGAGTGCGGTCGTCGTCATCGGCGCCTTCGGTCTGCTGCCGGTCTACTGGCTGCTCGCCACCGCGCTGAGCACCCCCGAGTCGACCTTCCGGTTCCCGCCGAAGCTGATACCCACCGATCTCACCCTCAGCAACTTCACGGCCCTCGCCGAGAACGACCAGCTGATCAAGTACATGATCAACTCGCTCATCGTGGCCTCGATCACCGCCGTGCTGAGCGTGGTCGTCGCCACGTACATGGGCTACTCGTTCTCCAAGTTCCGCTACCGCGGGCGCCGGTCGCTGATGCACCTGGTGCTGGCCTCCCAGATGTTCCCCCAGGCGCTCCTGCTGGTGACGCTGTACACCGTCTTCTCCAGCTTCGGCATGCTCAACACGTACACCGCCCTGGTGCTCTCCTTCACCACGTTCACCATGCCGCTGTGCGTCTGGATGCTGAAGGGCATCTTCGACACCATCCCGGACGCCCTGCTGGAGGCGGCGTCCATCGACGGCGCGTCCCGGTGGCGGACGCTGCACTCCATCGTGGCGCCGCTGGCCGCGCCCGGGATGATCGCCGCCGGGCTCTTCGCCTTCGTACGCGGCTGGAACGACTTCATCTTCGCGCTGACCCTGGCCGACAAGGAGAAGCAGACCCTGCCTCCCGGCCTCGTCTCCACCTACATCGGCGAATTCCAGACCGCCTGGCCCCAGTTGATGGCGGCCTCGCTCATCGTGTCCATCCCGGTGGTCGTCGCCTTCATGTTCCTGCAGCGCTACCTCGTCGGCGGCATGACCGCCGGTTCGGTCAAGAGCTGA